In the genome of Candidatus Abyssobacteria bacterium SURF_5, one region contains:
- a CDS encoding MoxR family ATPase produces MAFLTDVLTRARQEVAKVIIGHQEVVDKALIAIFTGQHALLEGVPGVAKTLLVRTLACVLGCEFSRIQFTPDLMPSDIIGTNVFNLKANEFVLVKGPVFTTFLLADEINRAPAKTQSALLQAMQERRVTIDRETHLLSPNFTVFATQNPIEFEGTYPLPEAQKDRFMLKISMACPDQAEELELAKRMLKDSSPEETLARGEVKAVINSDDLQQLRRISEYILVRDELLQYIVEIIRKTRIEDSVLVGAGPRGTQALLLSARMLAAISGRDYVTPDDVKTMALPVLEHRIILRPEYEIEGLAVAEVVERILQKVNVPR; encoded by the coding sequence ATCGCGTTCCTGACTGATGTGCTGACCCGAGCGCGCCAGGAGGTTGCGAAAGTTATCATTGGCCACCAGGAAGTTGTCGATAAGGCCCTTATCGCTATCTTCACCGGACAGCACGCCCTCCTTGAGGGAGTGCCGGGGGTGGCAAAAACCCTGCTTGTCCGCACCCTCGCCTGCGTGCTCGGCTGCGAGTTCTCGCGCATCCAGTTTACGCCCGACCTGATGCCCTCGGATATCATCGGGACCAACGTCTTTAATTTGAAAGCCAACGAATTCGTCCTGGTGAAAGGACCGGTCTTCACTACGTTCCTTCTTGCCGATGAAATCAATCGCGCGCCGGCAAAGACACAATCCGCCCTCCTGCAGGCGATGCAGGAGCGGCGGGTGACCATTGATCGAGAAACCCACCTGCTCTCACCCAATTTCACGGTTTTTGCGACCCAGAATCCTATCGAGTTCGAAGGGACGTATCCGCTGCCCGAGGCGCAAAAAGACAGGTTTATGCTGAAGATCTCGATGGCGTGTCCCGACCAGGCCGAAGAACTCGAGCTGGCGAAGCGAATGCTCAAAGACTCCTCGCCGGAGGAAACCCTTGCCAGGGGCGAGGTGAAAGCCGTAATCAACTCGGACGACTTGCAGCAGTTGCGCAGGATAAGCGAATACATCCTGGTGCGTGATGAGCTGCTCCAATATATCGTCGAGATTATTCGTAAAACCCGCATCGAAGATAGTGTTCTCGTCGGCGCAGGCCCCCGCGGCACTCAGGCGCTCCTGCTTTCGGCCAGGATGCTGGCTGCAATCTCGGGAAGAGACTACGTTACGCCCGACGATGTGAAGACCATGGCGCTGCCCGTTCTGGAACATCGAATCATCCTGCGCCCCGAATATGAAATTGAAGGATTGGCGGTCGCCGAAGTCGTCGAACGAATTCTCCAGAAAGTGAACGTCCCCCGATGA
- a CDS encoding RDD family protein, which produces MFRRTNALVIRTSEGISFSLLLAGPVTRFFAWIIDLGCIIVITSVITQLLYSLNIISRDFATAVIILLYFLVSIGYSIILEWYWRGQTLGKRLLGLRVVDEDGLRLKFSQIAIRNLLRFVDALPVFYLIGGTASVVTPRSQRLGDIAASTVVIRKRPDLKYDFGGLLSEKYNSFREYPHLVARLRQHAPPEFTALALQAVQRRESLESGSRLELFKDIAAYIKSLVKFPDEATFGLTDEQYVRNAVDSLFKERGRES; this is translated from the coding sequence ATGTTCAGACGAACCAATGCTCTAGTCATCAGGACGTCCGAGGGCATCTCGTTTTCGCTGCTCCTTGCGGGGCCGGTGACCCGTTTCTTCGCGTGGATCATCGACCTCGGATGCATCATCGTCATCACGTCGGTCATCACGCAGCTTCTCTACTCTCTGAACATCATCAGTCGCGACTTCGCAACGGCGGTCATTATTCTGCTGTACTTCCTCGTCTCGATCGGCTACAGCATCATCCTGGAATGGTACTGGCGCGGACAGACACTCGGGAAACGATTGCTGGGGCTGAGAGTGGTGGACGAGGATGGCCTGCGCCTGAAATTCTCGCAGATCGCGATCCGCAACCTGCTCCGGTTCGTGGATGCGCTGCCGGTTTTCTATCTGATCGGAGGGACTGCCTCCGTCGTGACGCCCCGATCACAGCGTTTGGGAGATATCGCCGCGAGTACCGTGGTCATCCGAAAGCGGCCCGATCTGAAGTACGACTTTGGCGGGTTGCTCTCCGAGAAATACAATTCGTTTCGCGAATATCCGCACCTGGTGGCGCGGCTCCGCCAGCACGCTCCTCCCGAGTTCACGGCTCTGGCTCTTCAGGCGGTGCAGCGGCGTGAAAGTCTCGAGTCTGGCTCCCGGCTCGAGCTCTTCAAAGATATCGCTGCCTACATCAAATCGCTCGTCAAGTTTCCCGACGAGGCGACGTTCGGCCTCACCGACGAGCAATACGTCCGCAACGCCGTCGACTCGCTCTTCAAAGAGCGGGGGAGGGAAAGCTAG
- a CDS encoding DUF58 domain-containing protein, translated as MIAPQYRLLFWVACLVVPFSFVAAIQPSTLLAAEIIIGGFLILAIADALSARKRLDNIEVHLPEVIRITENKEGLLLLKLETKQPSNRRLRIGIGAPAEFKLPVEEFTTALSKENRAYEVAIPCTPSRRGTYAIQAVHLETGSPIGFWAFRKTFQVEAEVRVYPNIHKEQKSLAALFLNRGMFGLHAQRQVGKGKEFEKLRDYIPGDSYEDIHWKATAKRSHPVTKIFQIERTQEIYVVLDASRLSSREIQTQSNGSPESPPTVLQLERFITAALVLALVAEKQGDLFGLLTFHDKVHSFVRARNGKAHYAACRDALYSLQPKMVNPDFNELNSFIRLRLRRRALLIFLTNLDDPVLAETFVQNLDVLTRHHLVLVNMLKTPVLAPVFSGEAVREADDLYRRLGGHLQFQQLRELEQVLKRRGVAMNLLDNETMCSHLVSQYINVKRRQLL; from the coding sequence ATGATCGCGCCTCAATACCGATTACTGTTCTGGGTCGCCTGTCTCGTGGTTCCCTTTTCGTTTGTGGCCGCCATCCAGCCGTCAACATTGCTTGCGGCCGAAATCATCATAGGCGGCTTCCTCATTCTCGCGATAGCGGACGCCCTCTCTGCCCGGAAACGACTCGATAATATCGAAGTCCACTTGCCGGAAGTAATCCGCATAACCGAAAATAAGGAAGGTTTGCTTCTTCTGAAATTGGAAACAAAACAACCTTCAAATCGCAGGCTGCGGATCGGAATTGGGGCGCCGGCTGAATTCAAGTTGCCGGTCGAAGAATTCACTACCGCCCTTTCCAAAGAAAATAGGGCCTATGAAGTCGCCATCCCCTGTACGCCCTCGAGAAGAGGGACATATGCGATTCAGGCCGTCCATCTGGAAACCGGATCACCTATCGGGTTCTGGGCTTTCCGCAAGACATTTCAGGTGGAGGCCGAGGTCCGTGTTTATCCAAATATTCATAAGGAACAGAAGAGTCTGGCCGCGCTTTTTCTGAACAGGGGTATGTTTGGCCTGCACGCCCAGCGCCAGGTCGGAAAGGGAAAGGAATTCGAGAAGCTTCGGGATTACATTCCGGGCGACAGTTACGAAGATATCCATTGGAAAGCGACGGCAAAGAGAAGTCATCCCGTCACCAAGATTTTTCAGATCGAGCGGACTCAAGAGATATATGTTGTGCTGGATGCATCGCGCCTCAGTTCGCGCGAAATCCAGACGCAGTCGAATGGATCGCCCGAATCACCCCCGACCGTTCTTCAACTAGAGCGATTCATTACCGCAGCGTTGGTCCTGGCGCTGGTGGCCGAGAAGCAGGGCGACTTGTTCGGGCTGCTGACATTTCACGACAAGGTGCACTCCTTCGTGCGCGCCCGGAACGGAAAAGCTCATTATGCGGCGTGTCGCGACGCGCTTTACTCGCTCCAGCCGAAAATGGTGAACCCGGACTTCAACGAGCTGAACTCGTTTATCCGCCTCCGCCTCCGGCGCCGCGCCCTGCTCATTTTCCTGACCAATCTCGACGATCCGGTGCTCGCGGAGACTTTCGTCCAGAATCTGGATGTGCTCACGCGGCATCATCTCGTCCTGGTAAATATGCTGAAAACGCCCGTGCTGGCGCCCGTATTTTCCGGCGAGGCCGTCCGGGAGGCGGATGATCTCTACCGGCGATTGGGCGGTCACCTGCAGTTTCAGCAACTGCGGGAATTGGAGCAGGTGTTGAAGCGCCGCGGTGTCGCGATGAATCTGTTGGACAATGAGACGATGTGCAGTCATCTGGTTTCGCAATACATCAATGTGAAACGAAGGCAACTCCTGTGA
- a CDS encoding stage II sporulation protein M, translating into MIVDLQRFLISEERYWKELEKLLTELETRVERTLSLEEAKRFHYLYQRVSSDLVRLAAFPSEPGTHRYLESLVSRAYAEIHETRDRGVRFSVRTWFFQTFPQVFRKHAMAFALAVLITLAGASFGGFALSLDPDSKDVLMPFSHLQGDPSQRVAYEESREVDHLEGRKGTFSAFLMTHNTRVSIFTMALGMTWGIGTIIMLFYNGTILGAVVCDYVLAGEVRFLAGWLLPHGAIEIPAILIAGQAGLVLGKALIGWGTPISLKARLRQISGDLVTLICGVAALLVWAGLVEAFFSQYHEPVIPYSLKTTFGLLELILLTVYLMWSGRKRVAPAEIDR; encoded by the coding sequence GTGATAGTCGACCTGCAGCGATTTCTCATTTCAGAAGAGCGGTACTGGAAGGAACTGGAGAAACTCCTTACGGAGCTCGAAACGCGTGTCGAACGCACATTGAGTCTCGAGGAAGCGAAACGGTTTCATTATCTTTACCAGCGCGTCTCAAGCGATCTGGTGAGGCTCGCCGCGTTTCCGTCCGAACCTGGAACTCACCGCTATCTGGAATCGTTGGTCTCGCGAGCCTATGCGGAAATTCATGAAACCCGCGACAGGGGCGTCCGCTTCTCCGTCCGAACGTGGTTCTTTCAAACTTTTCCGCAGGTTTTCCGAAAACATGCGATGGCTTTCGCGCTGGCCGTTCTCATTACTCTTGCAGGCGCAAGTTTTGGAGGGTTCGCGCTGTCTCTCGATCCCGATTCGAAGGATGTATTGATGCCGTTCTCACACCTGCAGGGAGACCCTTCACAACGTGTCGCCTATGAGGAGTCGCGCGAGGTGGATCATCTTGAAGGAAGAAAAGGCACGTTTTCGGCTTTCTTGATGACTCATAATACAAGGGTTTCGATTTTTACGATGGCGCTCGGGATGACATGGGGAATCGGCACCATCATCATGTTGTTCTACAACGGCACGATCCTCGGGGCGGTCGTTTGCGACTACGTTCTGGCGGGAGAGGTACGCTTCCTTGCCGGCTGGCTCCTGCCGCACGGCGCAATCGAGATTCCGGCAATCCTGATCGCGGGACAGGCCGGCCTCGTGCTGGGAAAAGCGCTCATCGGATGGGGGACGCCGATCTCTTTGAAGGCGCGACTGCGTCAGATATCTGGCGACCTCGTAACCCTCATCTGCGGAGTGGCCGCGTTACTCGTGTGGGCGGGACTGGTCGAAGCCTTCTTCTCGCAGTATCACGAGCCGGTCATCCCCTACTCGCTAAAAACCACGTTCGGATTGCTCGAATTGATTCTGTTGACCGTTTATCTGATGTGGTCGGGCAGAAAAAGAGTGGCGCCCGCCGAAATTGATCGATGA
- a CDS encoding DUF4350 domain-containing protein, which produces MKALTKSAPLLFAAIIVMFAWGLYRLFDLVYEQGNMYPPYSTLRSDPLGTRALYKAMAALEGVSVQQNMSPIEQLGGGKGKTLFICGANLSDDPEYVIKAIEDFVGDGGRLILTFFPITEEIAEASGNGERGEESGGSINESQEEHSKEKSEKKEESSEDEDEGVDPAEEPWFVRMVSIENRWGFKFSTLMPKESENEDYLEMTALKQNGPADWPEMLPWYSALYFTQLSEPWKVLYARNGLPVLVERQWIRGTIVLCSDSYLLSNEAMRRERHTGLIAWLVGPSSTVIFDESHFGIQEHKGIMTLVRSYRLDRPLTALIGLALLFVWKNAFSLTPKHGTPAEQMSRRGKDSAAGLVNLLRRSIPAKKILQVCVEEWERSPGLIDERKRKRVREILEQEMASPARRRNPVEAYQMISAVLAEKE; this is translated from the coding sequence ATGAAGGCGCTAACTAAATCGGCTCCCCTTCTTTTTGCGGCGATCATTGTCATGTTCGCCTGGGGCTTGTACCGTCTCTTCGATCTCGTGTATGAGCAAGGAAACATGTACCCGCCGTATTCCACGCTTAGGAGCGATCCGCTCGGAACGCGGGCGCTGTACAAGGCGATGGCCGCATTGGAGGGCGTGTCGGTCCAGCAAAACATGAGCCCAATCGAGCAACTGGGCGGCGGGAAAGGCAAAACCTTGTTCATTTGCGGCGCCAATCTGTCCGATGATCCGGAATACGTGATCAAGGCCATCGAGGATTTTGTGGGCGACGGCGGACGGCTGATTCTTACCTTCTTCCCGATAACCGAGGAAATAGCAGAAGCGAGCGGTAACGGTGAAAGAGGCGAAGAGAGCGGCGGGTCAATAAATGAATCGCAGGAGGAACATTCCAAAGAGAAGTCTGAGAAGAAAGAGGAATCTTCTGAGGATGAAGATGAAGGCGTGGACCCGGCGGAAGAGCCGTGGTTCGTCCGCATGGTTTCGATCGAAAATCGGTGGGGATTCAAGTTCTCAACCTTGATGCCAAAGGAGTCTGAAAACGAGGATTATCTCGAAATGACGGCGCTGAAACAGAACGGACCGGCCGACTGGCCCGAGATGCTGCCCTGGTATTCGGCTCTGTACTTCACACAGTTATCTGAGCCATGGAAAGTGTTGTATGCCCGAAACGGGCTTCCCGTCCTTGTAGAACGCCAATGGATTCGAGGAACGATCGTTCTGTGCAGCGATTCGTATCTCCTCAGCAATGAAGCGATGCGCCGGGAAAGACATACCGGCCTCATCGCCTGGCTGGTGGGACCTTCCTCGACCGTCATCTTTGATGAGAGTCATTTCGGGATTCAGGAGCATAAGGGAATCATGACGCTGGTTCGCAGCTATCGGTTGGACCGGCCGCTGACGGCTTTGATCGGGCTCGCGCTCCTGTTCGTCTGGAAAAACGCATTCAGCCTGACCCCGAAACACGGGACGCCTGCCGAACAAATGAGCCGGCGCGGCAAGGACTCTGCAGCGGGACTGGTCAATTTGCTGCGGCGCAGCATTCCAGCGAAAAAGATATTGCAGGTATGCGTCGAGGAATGGGAGCGTTCTCCGGGACTCATCGATGAACGAAAGCGCAAGCGGGTGCGCGAAATTCTCGAGCAGGAGATGGCATCTCCTGCGAGGCGGCGCAACCCGGTCGAAGCCTATCAAATGATTTCCGCTGTATTGGCGGAGAAGGAGTGA